Proteins from a single region of Fibrobacter sp.:
- the sstT gene encoding serine/threonine transporter SstT, with translation MKTLVKKWIELSLIIRIIIGLVLGAVLGLLFPQLSGIGILGTLFVGALKGAAPILVFALVASSIAGAGEGIGSRFRKVIILYIISSIGAAALAVAGSELFPVTMKLTATAAEGAAPSGIGEVLTNLVKNCVQNPIAALAGANYIGILFWSIVFGFALKKLPVDHCVTVITDASAAISQVIRWIIQMAPFGILGLVFSSVAENGMGIFADYGKLLGLLVGCMLVVALVLNPLIVAITLRKNPYPLVFRCLRDSGVTAFFTRSSAANVPVNMTLCERLGLEKDFYSVSIPLGCTINMCGAAVTIAVMTLAVANTLGIHVDFLTACILCVMSAIGACGTSGIAGGSLFLIPMTCSILGISGDISMQAVAVGFILGVVQDSMETALNSSSDVIFTATAEYHHRKKCGEKI, from the coding sequence ATGAAGACTCTTGTAAAGAAATGGATTGAGCTTAGTCTCATTATTCGAATTATCATCGGTCTCGTTTTGGGCGCCGTCTTGGGACTTCTTTTTCCACAACTGAGCGGAATTGGAATTTTGGGCACCCTGTTTGTAGGAGCCCTGAAGGGAGCCGCCCCCATCCTGGTATTCGCCCTGGTGGCAAGCTCCATTGCAGGTGCTGGTGAAGGCATCGGCAGCCGTTTCCGCAAGGTGATCATACTTTACATCATCAGCTCCATCGGCGCAGCAGCCTTGGCTGTTGCTGGCAGCGAACTGTTCCCTGTCACCATGAAACTGACCGCAACGGCAGCCGAGGGTGCCGCACCTAGTGGCATCGGCGAAGTGCTTACCAACCTGGTAAAGAACTGCGTTCAGAACCCGATAGCAGCTCTCGCTGGCGCCAACTACATCGGCATTCTCTTCTGGTCCATCGTCTTTGGCTTTGCCCTCAAGAAACTTCCCGTTGACCATTGCGTCACCGTCATTACCGACGCCTCTGCAGCCATTTCCCAGGTTATCCGCTGGATCATCCAGATGGCACCTTTCGGCATTCTCGGCCTTGTATTCTCCTCCGTGGCAGAAAACGGCATGGGCATTTTTGCTGACTACGGCAAGTTGCTTGGCCTGCTGGTAGGCTGCATGCTGGTGGTCGCCCTCGTTCTCAACCCGCTTATCGTTGCCATCACACTCCGCAAAAATCCCTACCCCCTGGTGTTCCGCTGCCTTCGCGATAGCGGCGTTACCGCATTCTTCACCCGCAGCTCCGCAGCAAACGTCCCGGTGAACATGACCCTCTGCGAACGCCTGGGTCTCGAAAAAGATTTTTACTCTGTCTCCATCCCGCTGGGCTGCACCATCAACATGTGCGGTGCGGCAGTGACCATCGCCGTCATGACCTTGGCTGTGGCCAACACCCTGGGCATCCACGTGGACTTCTTGACAGCCTGCATCCTCTGCGTCATGAGCGCTATCGGCGCCTGCGGAACTTCCGGTATTGCCGGCGGTTCCCTGTTCCTGATTCCCATGACCTGTTCCATCCTGGGCATTAGCGGCGACATCTCTATGCAGGCGGTTGCCGTAGGCTTTATCCTGGGCGTGGTGCAAGACTCCATGGAAACTGCCCTCAACTCCAGCAGTGACGTGATCTTTACCGCCACAGCAGAATACCACCACAGAAAAAAGTGCGGCGAAAAGATTTAA